One Pedomonas mirosovicensis genomic region harbors:
- a CDS encoding SDR family oxidoreductase — MHVFLTGATGWVGSAVVDELLKAGHRVAGLARDKGKAEALAAKGAAVVEGSLENLDVLRRAASAADAVIHTAFNHDFSKFAESAAQDQRVIDALGSVLEGSDRPLIVTSGLSGLPRGATEADLPNPASARKSEAAARALAERGVRVATIRLAPSVHGLGDHGFVPMLIRLAREKGVSAYIGDGQNCWAGVHRLDAARVYRLVLEAGATHSVYHAVAEEAVPFRAIAQAIGRRLGLPVEPREREHFGWFAGFAGGDMSVSAARTRALLGWEPTGPGLLADLDQPNYYTV; from the coding sequence ATGCACGTATTCCTGACAGGCGCCACCGGCTGGGTGGGATCGGCTGTTGTCGATGAGCTTCTGAAAGCGGGCCACCGGGTCGCGGGCCTCGCCCGCGACAAGGGCAAGGCCGAGGCCCTTGCGGCCAAAGGCGCAGCCGTGGTCGAAGGTTCGCTTGAAAACCTTGATGTCCTGCGGCGCGCGGCCTCAGCGGCGGATGCGGTGATCCACACCGCCTTCAACCATGACTTCTCGAAATTTGCGGAAAGCGCTGCCCAGGACCAGCGCGTGATCGATGCGCTCGGCAGCGTCCTTGAGGGGTCCGACCGACCTCTGATCGTCACTTCCGGCCTGTCCGGGTTGCCGCGTGGCGCGACCGAGGCAGACCTGCCCAACCCTGCTTCTGCACGAAAATCGGAAGCGGCTGCGCGCGCGCTGGCAGAGCGCGGCGTTCGCGTCGCAACGATCCGCCTTGCGCCATCGGTGCACGGCCTTGGCGACCATGGGTTCGTCCCCATGCTGATCCGCCTCGCGCGCGAGAAGGGCGTGTCGGCGTATATCGGAGACGGCCAGAACTGCTGGGCCGGCGTGCATCGGTTGGACGCTGCGCGCGTCTACAGGCTGGTTCTGGAGGCGGGCGCGACGCACTCGGTCTACCACGCGGTTGCGGAGGAGGCCGTGCCCTTCAGGGCCATCGCCCAGGCGATCGGCCGGCGGCTTGGTCTGCCGGTTGAGCCGCGTGAGCGTGAACATTTCGGCTGGTTCGCGGGCTTCGCAGGCGGCGACATGTCCGTGTCCGCGGCGCGCACGCGTGCGCTTCTCGGCTGGGAGCCGACCGGTCCGGGCCTCCTGGCCGATCTCGACCAACCCAACTATTACACTGTGTAG
- a CDS encoding ogr/Delta-like zinc finger family protein, with product MQCPHCTAPAVARTSRAVTALYREIHYQCSDVECGHTFAASLSVMRTISPSAKPNPGIDLPLSVRRKPEHLANNEQP from the coding sequence ATGCAATGCCCGCATTGCACGGCGCCCGCCGTCGCCCGGACGAGCCGCGCCGTCACGGCTCTTTACCGGGAAATCCATTACCAGTGCTCGGATGTGGAGTGCGGCCATACCTTCGCGGCCAGCCTCAGCGTCATGCGGACCATCTCGCCAAGCGCCAAGCCCAATCCGGGGATTGATCTGCCGCTGAGCGTGAGGCGCAAGCCGGAGCACCTGGCCAATAACGAACAGCCCTGA
- a CDS encoding TetR family transcriptional regulator has translation MADRRTARISSRKQPRQARSTELVASILEAAVQVLATEGAQRFTTARVAERAGVSIGSLYQYFPNKAAILFRLQSDEWRQTTEMLGSILGDAAKPPLERLRTLVHAFIRSECDEAPVRVALNDAAPLYRDAPEAREAHAAGERAFASFMREALPEASEAGRALAGEMITKTMSAVGKQFSESPRTAAEIEAFADAMADMFSAYLTSCGRAA, from the coding sequence ATGGCCGATCGCCGAACAGCCCGAATTTCCTCGAGAAAACAGCCGAGGCAGGCCCGCTCGACCGAGCTTGTCGCCTCGATTCTGGAAGCCGCTGTTCAGGTTTTGGCGACGGAGGGCGCGCAGCGCTTCACCACGGCGCGGGTGGCCGAGAGGGCCGGCGTCAGCATCGGATCGCTCTACCAGTATTTCCCGAACAAGGCCGCGATCCTGTTCCGGCTTCAGAGCGACGAATGGCGACAGACGACGGAAATGCTCGGCTCGATTCTTGGCGACGCTGCAAAACCACCGCTCGAGCGGCTGCGAACCCTGGTCCACGCCTTTATCCGTTCCGAATGCGATGAGGCTCCGGTTCGTGTGGCGCTCAATGATGCTGCTCCTCTTTATCGGGATGCGCCCGAGGCGCGGGAGGCCCACGCTGCGGGAGAGCGCGCCTTCGCCAGCTTCATGCGGGAGGCGCTGCCCGAAGCCTCGGAGGCAGGCCGCGCATTGGCAGGCGAGATGATCACGAAGACGATGAGCGCCGTTGGGAAGCAGTTTTCAGAATCACCGCGCACGGCCGCGGAGATTGAGGCCTTTGCCGATGCGATGGCCGATATGTTCAGCGCCTACCTCACGAGCTGCGGCAGGGCCGCCTGA
- a CDS encoding phage tail protein: MLMALGQFVFSLSTLAHQDLSHRLGWRHEQSSRVGTRDANQFLGPGEETISLSGLVAPELMDGRASLDTLRNMADQGEAWPLVDGTGRVFGSFVITGLDERQSLFNPDGTARRIEFGLELRRVDDTDAAARIAGGQ, translated from the coding sequence ATGCTGATGGCACTTGGCCAGTTCGTCTTTTCCCTCTCGACCCTCGCCCATCAGGATCTCAGCCACCGGCTGGGTTGGCGGCATGAGCAATCGTCTCGCGTCGGCACGCGCGATGCCAACCAGTTCCTCGGGCCCGGCGAGGAGACCATTTCCCTCTCCGGCCTGGTTGCGCCCGAGCTGATGGACGGGCGCGCCTCCCTCGACACGCTGCGGAACATGGCGGACCAGGGCGAGGCTTGGCCGCTGGTTGATGGCACGGGGCGCGTGTTCGGCAGCTTCGTCATCACCGGGCTTGATGAGCGCCAGAGCCTGTTCAATCCGGACGGCACGGCCCGGCGCATCGAATTCGGGCTGGAGCTGCGGCGGGTGGACGACACGGACGCCGCCGCCCGCATCGCAGGAGGGCAATAA
- a CDS encoding O-methyltransferase — MSTLNTAPLAPLLDRLFEEAEAATSPALAEISREERDRLMRSKTEYLDFYGRLKDLWLPVSRETGTLLYMLARSTKARTIVEFGTSFGISTLHLAAALRDNGGGRLITSEFEPSKVARARQNLVDGGLIDLVEIREGDALKTLSVDLPDAIDLLLLDGAKALYLDILGLLESRLRPGALIVADNADHCPEYLERVRAPAGGYMSTPFAEDVELSMRID; from the coding sequence ATGAGCACCTTGAATACGGCACCGCTCGCGCCTCTTCTGGATCGTCTGTTTGAGGAAGCCGAGGCCGCGACAAGCCCCGCGCTGGCCGAGATCTCCCGCGAGGAACGGGATCGCCTGATGCGGAGCAAGACCGAATATCTCGATTTCTACGGCCGCCTGAAGGATCTGTGGCTGCCCGTCTCGCGCGAGACCGGCACGCTGCTCTACATGCTGGCGCGTAGCACCAAGGCTCGCACGATCGTCGAGTTCGGCACGTCGTTCGGCATCTCGACCCTGCACCTGGCCGCGGCGCTCAGGGATAATGGCGGCGGCCGCCTGATCACCAGCGAGTTCGAGCCCTCAAAGGTCGCGCGAGCGCGCCAGAACCTGGTGGACGGCGGCCTCATCGATCTGGTCGAAATTCGGGAAGGCGATGCCCTCAAGACGCTGAGCGTCGATCTTCCCGATGCGATCGACCTGCTGCTGCTCGACGGCGCAAAGGCGCTCTACCTCGATATTCTGGGCCTGCTGGAAAGCCGTCTCAGGCCGGGCGCGCTCATCGTGGCGGACAATGCCGACCATTGCCCCGAATATCTGGAGCGCGTGCGCGCGCCTGCCGGAGGCTACATGTCCACGCCGTTCGCCGAGGATGTGGAGCTCTCCATGCGGATCGACTGA
- the ybaK gene encoding Cys-tRNA(Pro) deacylase: MAKSTPAVVTLQRAGADFTLHTYDYAPGNQRVGLQAAEALGVSPSEVYKTLMALVDGKPVCAIAPSDQEISLKRLASAAGGKAAQMMPVPDAERVTGYRVGGISPFGQRRAVPVFLEEGALRLPLIFLNGGQRGLQVRLDPREIVRILNATAAPLL; encoded by the coding sequence ATGGCCAAATCCACCCCTGCGGTTGTGACGCTCCAGCGCGCGGGCGCCGATTTTACGCTTCACACCTATGATTATGCGCCGGGCAACCAGCGCGTCGGCCTCCAGGCGGCCGAGGCGCTGGGGGTCAGCCCGTCAGAGGTCTACAAGACGCTGATGGCGCTGGTGGATGGCAAGCCGGTATGCGCCATTGCTCCGTCTGACCAGGAAATCAGCCTCAAGCGGCTGGCCTCAGCGGCAGGCGGCAAGGCGGCGCAGATGATGCCCGTGCCCGATGCCGAACGGGTAACCGGCTATCGCGTCGGCGGCATCAGCCCCTTTGGCCAGCGTCGCGCCGTGCCGGTGTTTCTGGAGGAAGGGGCGCTTCGCCTGCCGCTCATTTTTCTCAACGGCGGCCAGCGCGGCCTTCAGGTGCGGCTTGACCCGCGCGAGATTGTCCGCATCCTGAACGCCACCGCGGCCCCGCTGCTCTAG
- a CDS encoding contractile injection system protein, VgrG/Pvc8 family — MAARNPIPDYKVVLDGQDLTDRIRPRLISLKLTEKRDDEADQLDLQVDDSDGRLALPAEGASLQLLLGWKQGTGVPAGLVGKGVFKVDEVEHSGPPDVVTVRARSADMTAQLRLRREQSWHDTTLDEVINDIAGRNGLAARIPPALGETALPSIIQSRESDMAFLQRLGRRYDAVATVKNGSLLFLPIGAGETASGQPLPSVAITRQQGDRHRFSRRKREDYTGVIAAWQDVKASKRHDVTVGSDKNAKRLSRVYATEQDARTAATAEWGRLQRGIVTLGFSLALGRADLYPEQQVTLSGFKAEIDAHRWLITEVSHSLSNQGFRTDLNLENAV; from the coding sequence ATGGCCGCGCGCAACCCGATCCCCGACTATAAGGTGGTGCTGGATGGCCAGGACCTGACCGACCGCATCCGCCCGCGCCTCATCTCCCTCAAGCTGACGGAGAAACGCGACGACGAGGCCGATCAGCTCGACCTGCAGGTCGATGACAGCGACGGGCGGCTCGCCCTGCCCGCGGAAGGCGCGAGCCTCCAGCTGCTGCTGGGCTGGAAGCAGGGGACGGGCGTTCCCGCCGGTCTGGTCGGCAAGGGCGTCTTCAAGGTGGACGAGGTCGAGCACAGCGGCCCGCCCGATGTGGTGACCGTGCGGGCCCGCTCTGCGGACATGACCGCCCAGCTGCGGCTGCGGCGCGAGCAGAGCTGGCATGACACAACGCTGGACGAGGTCATCAATGACATCGCCGGGCGCAATGGCCTTGCCGCCCGCATTCCGCCCGCGCTTGGCGAGACCGCCCTGCCCAGCATCATCCAGAGCCGGGAGAGCGACATGGCGTTCCTGCAACGGCTTGGCCGCCGCTATGATGCGGTTGCCACCGTCAAGAACGGCAGCCTCCTGTTCCTGCCGATCGGCGCGGGCGAGACCGCCAGCGGCCAGCCCCTGCCTTCAGTTGCCATTACGCGCCAGCAGGGCGACCGTCACCGCTTCAGCCGACGCAAGCGGGAGGACTACACGGGCGTCATCGCCGCGTGGCAGGACGTGAAGGCCTCGAAGCGCCATGACGTGACAGTCGGCAGCGACAAGAATGCCAAGCGCCTGTCCCGCGTCTATGCGACAGAACAGGACGCCCGCACCGCCGCCACCGCCGAATGGGGCCGCCTTCAGCGCGGCATCGTCACCCTGGGCTTCAGCCTGGCGCTCGGCCGGGCCGACCTCTATCCCGAGCAGCAGGTCACCCTCTCTGGCTTCAAGGCGGAGATCGACGCCCACCGCTGGCTCATCACCGAGGTCAGCCACAGCCTCAGCAACCAGGGATTCAGGACGGATTTGAATTTGGAGAATGCCGTGTGA
- a CDS encoding XRE family transcriptional regulator, producing MSEIVGDRIRKRMEELGLSQSELARRVGVRQPTISRLLLGEAAGSRHLHVIARELGTTPQYLTGETDDPSEGAMPLPTPELLADQLDLVEIKELDLKFGMGATYLDVPVTPESRYFSASWLRSYTTSSPDQLFFARGIGDSMAPTILDSDMVLVDCTQKTPHIGDQIWAIAYGMTGMIKRLRPMPDGSVKILSDNERVPPEIAVDGEMHVIGRVVAVIRKV from the coding sequence GTGAGCGAGATCGTTGGCGACCGGATCAGGAAGCGTATGGAGGAGCTTGGGCTGTCGCAGTCCGAGTTGGCCCGGCGCGTGGGTGTGCGCCAACCCACCATCAGCCGGCTGTTGCTTGGGGAGGCCGCAGGCTCGCGGCACCTGCATGTGATCGCCCGCGAGCTCGGCACGACCCCGCAGTATCTCACCGGCGAGACGGACGACCCCTCCGAAGGGGCCATGCCGCTGCCGACGCCCGAGCTGCTCGCGGATCAGCTCGACCTGGTCGAGATCAAGGAGCTCGACCTGAAGTTCGGGATGGGGGCAACCTACCTCGATGTGCCGGTGACGCCGGAGAGCCGCTACTTCTCGGCTTCCTGGCTCCGCAGCTATACGACGAGCAGCCCGGACCAGCTGTTCTTTGCGCGCGGCATCGGCGATTCCATGGCCCCGACGATCCTGGATTCTGACATGGTGCTGGTGGACTGCACCCAGAAAACCCCGCATATAGGCGACCAGATCTGGGCCATCGCCTACGGCATGACCGGCATGATCAAGCGTCTGCGGCCCATGCCGGACGGCTCGGTGAAAATCCTCTCCGATAATGAGCGCGTTCCGCCCGAAATCGCCGTCGATGGCGAAATGCATGTCATCGGCCGCGTGGTGGCGGTCATCCGCAAGGTTTGA